In one window of Cheilinus undulatus linkage group 23, ASM1832078v1, whole genome shotgun sequence DNA:
- the LOC121505235 gene encoding proline and serine-rich protein 2 encodes MDPRLQANPQLHYGVNGGAARITRPGDDDTLRFLRQEERECLKFFDKTIDSLEEDLEDNDKRNRQVRPPLSPSRHVSEVDGPPPSSSSTGAMVASLLASSSSPKDHDIIDLVRPDPDLVQTRELVFSPTNPDFQSMIQTPESHFEIKPRHDPMDSLPSEYNPPLPSGSLGPTDSHSSYHPPGCIPTPVLIAQKIAENQGSGPTNISPAALLRRCSLESEKPPSQSADPLVKQGPPTSAKPTRFPANISLVHGSKEHQSQSLPNVSINERRAQMLANLTGTSHPLLQDDNQQAADQKTRIPPTRSISFKDPAPDKSRMEALSKLGLNRGRAMSGGMSVLVAPDGTTLHPPTDAVDTSAKPVELTVPPPTESSTKLPEVYVSTPHHSQIEVDRKAEIVRTDSIGSNERFPSPPPAIESSYYPPPLEIKPPISPPVEVVTSPEYNRYGGKSIVINPSISSRSEPAAISPTSPEPKGLPPALASPTEFNDYGGKTKVMNPTAMPRSDLPDILSSHIDKSRSLPAKVEPSPTELNSYGGKTRVINPLVGISPAKSVKAPAPTPAPKPPRHSYHGALAAPKPAQRGFSPERRRPSSMFRPQSITVQFSGKGAMDESRRAALRKLGLLKDS; translated from the exons ATGGACCCCCGTCTTCAGGCAAACCCTCAGCTCCACTACGGGGTCAACGGGGGTGCTGCTCGAATCACCAGACCTGGG GATGATGATACTCTCCGATTCCTGAGGCAAGAAGAGCGGGAGTGCCTCAAGTTCTTTGACAAGACTATCGACTCACTAGAGGAGGATCTGGAGGATAACGACAAAAGGAACCGGCAGGTTCGGCCTCCTTTAAGCCCCAGTCGTCATGTCTCAGAGGTTGATGGACCCCCACCTTCAAGTTCCAGCACAGGAGCCATGGTGGCCTCCCTTCTGGCCAGCTCGTCCAGCCCCAAAGACCATGACATCATAGACCTTGTTCGACCGGATCCAGACTTGGTGCAGACCAGGGAACTGGTCTTCAGTCCCACCAATCCAG ATTTCCAAAGTATGATTCAGACCCCTGAAAGCCACTTTGAGATAAAGCCAAGGCATGATCCCATGGACAGCTTGCCTTCAGAGTACAACCCCCCTTTACCTAGTGGGAGCCTTGGGCCTACAGACAGCCACTCCTCTTACCACCCTCCAGGCTGTATCCCCACTCCAGTTCTGATTGCCCAGAAGATTGCAGAGAACCAAGGAAGTGGACCCACAAACATAAGTCCTGCTGCACTTCTCCGACGTTGCAGCCTGGAGTCTGAAAAACCACCAAGCCAAAGTGCAGATCCCCTGGTCAAACAGGGTCCTCCTACCTCTGCAAAGCCTACCCGCTTCCCTGCAAACATCAGCCTGGTCCACGGCAGCAAGGAGCACCAGAGTCAGTCCTTACCTAATGTGAGCATCAATGAGAGACGGGCACAAATGCTGGCAAATCTAACAGGAACCTCGCACCCTCTGCTGCAGGATGACAACCAGCAAGCCGCAGATCAGAAGACTCGAATTCCTCCCACTCGCAGCATTTCCTTCAAAGATCCCGCACCGGACAAATCCAGGATGGAGGCGCTGTCAAAGCTGGGCCTGAATCGGGGCAGAGCCATGTCTGGGGGTATGTCAGTCCTTGTCGCTCCTGATGGTACCACCCTACATCCTCCAACAGATGCAGTTGACACAAGTGCCAAACCTGTGGAGTTGACTGTACCCCCACCAACAGAATCCAGCACTAAACTGCCAGAAGTATATGTGTCAACGCCGCATCACAGCCAGATTGAAGTTGACAGAAAGGCAGAGATCGTGCGAACAGATTCCATTGGGAGCAATGAACGATTCCCCTCGCCTCCGCCAGCCATTGAAAGCAGCTACTATCCACCTCCTTTGGAAATCAAGCCACCCATATCGCCTCCAGTTGAGGTGGTCACCTCACCAGAATATAACAGATACGGCGGAAAATCTATTGTGATCAAcccctccatctcctccaggagTGAACCTGCCGCAATCTCTCCAACCAGCCCTGAACCTAAAGGCCTCCCACCGGCGCTGGCTAGTCCCACCGAGTTTAACGACTACGGAGGAAAGACCAAAGTCATGAATCCTACAGCCATGCCCAGGAGTGACCTCCCTGACATTCTCAGCTCCCATATCGACAAGAGTCGAAGCTTGCCGGCCAAAGTAGAGCCTTCACCtacagagctcaacagttaTGGAGGGAAGACCCGAGTCATCAACCCATTGGTTGGGATAAGCccggcaaaaagtgtcaaagctCCTGCCCCAACCCCAGCGCCAAAACCTCCACGTCATTCCTACCATGGCGCTCTTGCGGCGCCGAAACCAGCGCAGAGAGGATTCTCACCTGAAAGGCGAAGACCCAGCTCCATGTTTAGACCTCAGAGCATCACCGTGCAGTTTTCAGGAAAGGGGGCCATGGACGAATCCCGAAGGGCTGCATTGAGGAAACTAGGACTGCTGAAAGACTCGTGA